Below is a window of Cydia strobilella chromosome 8, ilCydStro3.1, whole genome shotgun sequence DNA.
gatgTTTTTAAACCGCCGCAATACATCTATCTTTTCGGATCCCTTTGTTTggaataattattgaaaatcataatgtaatgattgtcagattatcattactATAagtcataacaaaataaatagtaatatttattaaaccatAGTTCAGTGTTTATTCATGATACATCcgttattgtatattttaaaatgtagcTCATAAAAATTAGACTAATGGTCTGTCGTGTTATCACATGCAATCTTAGATACACTGTTGCTAAATATGGACCATCCGTatagttttaatatttgttggtTAATTATGATTTTGCATAGGAAATTATATAACCATCCTGATTCCCTACAAGATAAATTATATcctactagctgttgcccgcgacttcgtctgcgtggaattagtaatttgggtataccttaattcttaaacaaatctgctttttaatccatcctttttcacccccaaattggtccacactatacatttccaccccattttttacatccttaagggatgatttcggggataaaagttattctatatcatttcccacagctcaaactatccccataccaagttaaatcggttcagcggttattgattccccatacaaatttccaccccccttttcacccccttgaggggtgagttctgggataaaaagtatcctatgtccctccccgagactcaaactatctgtataccaaatttcaactaaatcggttcagcggtttaagcgtaaagaggtaacacacagacagacagacagacagactatcgcatttataatattagtatggattccgAATTCGACACAGtaaatgtacctataggtaattaATTGCAGAGAAAAATGCATGAGATAATGGTGGccgtatttttatttcaacggCATCCTAGCCTTTGGTAGGGACCCTGACTACGCAGTATGAGgttccgggttcgaatcccgctaAAGGCATTTGTGTATTCTACACAGGTTAAAGTGATGGACTACTTTCTACGGCCACTTATAAGAATTTAGAATTGTCTTCTTCGTTTCCGCGATCTCCTTCATATCGCGACTGTTACTCACTCTTACTCAATCGTATATTAATAACCAATACCTAGATTTATAGGTTTATGAGTTTTAAATGTAACGGAAGTGCAATCTGAAGGCTGATCACCGTTGCGCATACGATATGCATTAGTGCAGTTTTATCGCCATCTTGGTGCAACATCCTCTTCACTTGCGTCTTCGTCGGTTCATCGGGCGATATATTGTGCTAATTTAGTTGAGTTTatactttttttagggttccatacccaaagggaacgggaccctattactaagactccgctgtctgtctgtctgtcatcaggctgtatctcatgaaccgtgatagctagacagctgaaaatttcacagatgatgtatttctgttgccgctataacaacaaatattcaaaacagaataaaataaatatttaagtcgggctctcatacaactaacgtaattttttgccggtttttgcgtaatggtacgaaacccatgcgcgagttcgactcgcacttgacagGTTTTTATGATATGGGAGGCAAACAAGTAGACGaatcgtctgatggtaagcaattacggTCGCATATGGACACCTGGCACGACCGCATACGAGATGGGAAGACGACGTCGTCAGAACCGCTGGACCTTCGTGGCTACAGGTGGCCTAAGATAGAGAGAGATGGAACcgtttggaggaggcctatacccaaacAGGGGTTCTTGCAACAGaaccatattaataaaaataaaaataactaatgtatATACACAAACAATTAGAGTAatgaagcatttttttttataaactaaaaactGTATATagaagttagaacaaaaataagaaaaaatatactaacattagaaaatagattacttaaataactaacatgAAAACTGTAATCTTAAGTGCAAGCaaggaataaaaggcttttttattttatttttattatggacACCTGTAATACCAGAGGGGTGGCAAGTGCGTTTATGGaccactttttattttttgtcgattttattttttgtcagattttgataaacatTGGTAGGTTTGAAAAGCTCCTtattctggtcggaataaacacgaaatccaaatttggaacaaaaaaagtgtatgaaaattcccattgagttacggaaaattccatacgttttccgtaactcagtggaagattttgtaggacatacaatgaaattgcgcttatgttGTACAGAAACTACAGAATAAGGAACTCTATCTAtgcaccaaattttatcaaaatctgagaaaaattaaaaaattacaacaaaatagaaattaccCACGGTCCACTCTAAAATTCAGGCACCAAAACAACGGTGAGcgcaaaaacaaaaattgttcaATTACCACTTTAGTGTAAGCTGCAATAGAACCTAtccactttatgaatggaattcattcgtAAAGTGGGTATTCACTTTTGCagcagtacccaaagggtaaaaacgaaaccctattactaagactccgctgtccgtctgtccgtctgtctgtctgtcaccaggctgtatctcatgaaccgtgatagctagacagttgaaattttcacagatgatgtatttctgttgccgctataacaccaaatactaaaaagtacggaaccctcggtgcgcgagtctgactcgcacttggccggtttttttactaatacattttagcaaaataaagaAGTATAAAGGTACTACATGTGTAGTATTATTGGTTCCATATTAATACATTTTCTGAAAAGTCTCTGTTAATCTCCTGTAGGACGAAAACCTATTTTTAAGACAATGTATGAATTCGCAACCAATAGAGAGTTGTTCAGTGTAATATCAGTATGCAaattagtataataaatatctaatatGCTACCTAGTAATAAGTACTCAAAGTAATCggaatatttaaatttcatgTTACATCAGTGCAACATCCTCTATCGTGTCAGTTCCGTCCACGCAACCATGTCGACCGaaaaaaaattgcgaaattcggaataaacattaaataaccTATAACTATTTTATCGCAGACATCATCCTCTCAAAGGGTGACGAGGGAGAAAATGGGAACAGTAGCCATACCATGAGTCAAAGCCCAAAggaaatacatacaatacaatagggggcaccactaccacaatctgagggtctatcgcgaaacaagaaaatcgaaatttcgttatctaacatctctgtcacttgcatattcgagcgataaagaggcagatagcgaaatttcgattcgcgtttcccggtaggtcctttgtaaacaaaccgcctgaATGATGCGTtgcgtcatattttattatcaaaaactattttattatgaaaacttgtcaaaaacctgttaaaggtagagtatgtataagttactctatggtttactaaaaaggctagtgctgcgctctggtggcagaacattgcagtaatatcccctattcacactttaaattaaattaaataattatttatttcagaaattcaatgaatgaatgaataatccatatcgtatctagacgtaatatttgacgtatcttaaagttcgaatcgggccgagtGCGGgaacatttcttatgcgaactgccaaggagtggaacgccctgcccgagtctgtgtttccgcatgagtacaatctggggcttttcaaggcaagagttaataggtatctcataggtaagcgtgctccaccgtagaccgcatcatcacttaccatcaggtgggatcgtggtcaaacgcctgtctattcatcataaaaaaaaagaaaaaagagtGTCAAAACTGACTGAGTGCCaatgtctacgtaatttactttatacGGATAcctacatctcgctcgcactaatatgtcagtacgagcgagatgcatagaaagtaagttacgttcacgctagcgtttatgtcagtgccaaactggcctTTATTTCACCAGTGTCACCAACCTTACTCGAAGcagtggggggacactcctcctttcgggcaaactcggctccgttcggctcagcattgctccgagcaattattagggttggcacaacttgacacCCCTTTGCGTGTACGACCATAAGACGataacttgaattttgacaaccctaaatagccgacaGGGATGGCACTCCATACATTAACAAGGGAccgcatgattcgtccctgaatcgctgtcaaactttggGTTTGTAGAAAGCATGTAGAAAGTGTCCTTTTTGTATGGTAGTactagtactattacttattgtaTGCTCGAAGACGTCTCGTTCCGAAGTGTCAACTCTGTCAACCGTGTCCGTGACCGACCGGTAGTGACGTAGCCATGCGTTCACTCTGAATTTAGGTAGCAAAGTGTTACtgcaatattaataataagtcACGTTACACTGATAAAAGATATTTTGAAATTGCACCCCTAAAGTTCTGAAAATGGGGTTTTTAAAGATTTTCACAGATGCATAGGTTTCTATAggatactagacttatattgaccgggatatggaccgtgattaccttttgtattatttgtgagctcccgatatttcgacgcagttacatgcatcatgttcacgggtgactgaagatagcgggtgggtgtcaaagttgtgtagacagcgctcggtctaccctcattcttgcgtgtcgacaaataatacaaaaggtaatcacggtcaatatcccggtcaatataagtctagtgaaactaaccgtgaatcattcaaaactctaaatctATAGGATAGTTAGGATacctacaattaaaaaccggtagGTAAACTCATTGGACGACCGgactggcctagtgggtagtgaccgaAGCCGATGGTGCtgtgttcgaatcccggtaagggcatttatttgtgtgatgagcacagatctatatattatatgtatcgttatctgagtacccataacacaagcctccttgggcttaccgtgggacttattcaatttgtgtaagaatatccctataatatttatttatttattatttattgcaccAACTCCGCTGACACAAcacattaataatacaaaaatgcaataaatacaACAATTACAACACAGTTCACTTTTTATATGTCAATTATATACATATTGCTTGACAAGGAATGTGTGAACACACCGTGCctcctacagtcgccatcagataataatatatcggagcggccaagatgctccaaaatatctgaacacgcgctctaacgcattgacaatagagacgtattcagatatttgtaagcaccatggccgctccgatatatctgaaggCGACTGTACTAAGTAATGTTGACAATTTACCAGAGAAACAGTGCATGGATGCGGAAAatcttaatataaaaatacaaagaaatttGTACTCTAAAACTAAGGGTAAAAGGTTGGAATTTATTGTTGTGGTTTATTGACGTGTTTCAGCTCGCGCTGTTTTCGATTATCTTGATGTTATGAATTATGACATGACATAAGGTTTTGTCATTTTGTGATGGggatatagtacattgtgcaacgagggggggtAGGTGAAATATTGCACGAGAGAAAAATCAAACGTATTACctataggggcatagctgtagGCCGaacacatgattgacgcgacagtatctcgccgcgagatagactacccgtctcttactaactgtatgaattaaagagggacggatagtctatgtcgcggcgagatactctcgcgtcaatcatgtgctagcccggctgtggTTGATATGTTGatatacatcaaaatattttcaataatgttaatgtcCAGACagaaaaatgaggactacgacTACTGAATTTTAACTACATTATACGTAAGTCCTTCTTGTTCTTTTCTGTCTAGTTAAGTAGTTATGTAGTTAGCAACGTTGTGCCACTAACATAGTTATTAAGATACTCtgtaactaacaaactatgTATCAAtttggtctgaaataaataatttattattattatgtcaaGACCTAGTTATTTGCCGTCATCGTCAAAAGCGTTATTCGTCATCATCGGTCATAGTAGACATCGTCAATCGTGTCAGCTCCTGTAataaggaaacattattttgagctatatgtgacgttttcaaccaaaaggtaccacattgtcggttgtcgataaggttgatttctaattgaagctatatggaaatagcgccttactgacaagcgacaataagtacccttttggttgaagttgaaaatggcacatataaaggACTTTATCCTTATACAAGTTATTGGTGCTAGGCGTTCCGTGAAGAGTGGTCGCTAAAGGTGTGGCATAGCCGTGTATAAACCAATAATGGTGTCTATAACAGTTATGCTTTTAACGGTAAGTGCAAGttttagtatagtatagtatagtatagtatagtatagtatagtatagtatagtatagtatagtatagtatagtatagtatagtatagtatagtatagtatagtatagtatagtatagtatagtatagtatagtatagtatagtatagtatagtatagtatagtatagtatagtatagtatagtatagtatagtatagtatagtacgGGTAAACGCCAAAGACCTACAAATTAAAGTTGATTAAATTTTCGGGCTTTACCCAAAAGGCATGGGTAATACTAGATATACTTAAGTTTACTTAACCTTCTAGTATTGCCCGTAACATTtaagtaaacttaagtttacctGGGTATATCTAGTATTACAcaagccttttgggtaaagcccgaaaattaaatcaactttAATTTGTATTCGGCGTTTACCGGTATACATCTAGATCTACCCAACATCGGCCTagctgtcagttagaacaaaaatttgacagttccgaacaactgacaggccgatatcgtccggcggactgatagtcagtggaccccatTAAACGTCTTGACGACAACGTTTTGAGAATTGATATTACGAATGAGTCGTTTCCAGGAATGCTTTTCATTGGGCTAGGAAATACCGgttgaaaataaacaatattgctAGAATTATTACTAAAGTAAATTATTGACCGCCATTGTTATCTTAGCAGGCCTCTCTTAGATAATATAATAGTtacgtataatataaaattttaattagtcATTCTGTTACGATTCCAGGTGTCAACACTAACTGTCCACGGGAAATATGTGTCCAAAGGTAAAATTCTATTAATTAGAttgtcaaataatattattatataccctacatatacaaataatattattatataccctACATATACTGTACTCGCTCTAATTTCGTAGTACAATATTTTTAGCAACAAAAACGAATACATACTAGACATAGATATAATTATGTTGCTAAAATGTTCAAGCCAAgtttaatgtaattatattatattaaaacgacatgcttagtcattttaaaatgagaacgtagcCAGCGTAGCTTTGATTGTATGGCGACGCGGCGGGTTCATGTGACATGAATTTTTCAGTTGATTCGGACACACAAAACGGATGTAATGGGAAGACTTTCTGTGACATAAAGCCGGCTGACTATCCTGAGCAGGAGATCGATCGGCTTCTCATTAAAGAATTGGTAAGataacaaattttattattacaaatgagaaaactttatttacaaacaagatatatacagtggtactacgtaaacgaaattaataactagcttaaatctaaaataggcccttgaggcattacaaattagaaatattaaaaacgAAATCTAACTACTAAGTAGATGAAGCGAAGCAAATAATCGAACGAAGTTTTTACTTTCAAATTAGAACACATGGCTGGCTATGAGCGTCGTATACATTTCGATGTATTTTAATCGAGctatcagaggatagtttgTTAATAACTTAAGTAAAAATGAAATTGCGCACACGTATTGTTGAgggcattatattttattaattaaattatgatcAGGCTCGATCAAGGGGTTATGGGTTATGAGCTACAAGAGCCTAGAAggctaaaatagttatttacgatacaagtgcggaaaagaggaaattcgaaacgagtggcgataaattaaaacacgaccgcagggagccGCGAGAaccgtgtatcgtacaacggtttacagtacatatggccctttaaactttaaactttcgacatatgcacgaaaagtgctcttttacgcactattgcgagaaagtagcaccatatgtactgtaatgcTATTTGTGAGGTGTCTTGCTActcgtttattttttttcttttccagCCTACGCTCCATCGAAGAAAAAGAGAGTTGGCGATAGGAATGCCAAAAATTGAATCCGGGAACACTGGTGGTAATTGTATAACAGTTACGGAGGTACGTCCTACTTgtacattaatattataataataataaaaaatataaaaaatattaaaatccttGTAGTAAGCGTACAGTCAAGTGCAAAAATATGGGTacatataacttactcaaaaatatgtcccatagtggccctttcttaattcgctgacacaagagctatgggacatatttttgagtatgatgtgtgcacccatatttttacacttgactgtacctaatattttcatcatattgtttactagcttttgcccgcgactacgtctgcgtggacttagtaacagcagctaaagtaaaaaTTCTGATAGCAATCTTTCAATTTGAGcttattatgcacacaaattagcaggcactacattaattatctcaattccactccgctttttactttcttaagggatggttttcgggataaaaattatcctatgtccttctcagggactcaacctgtctgtatgccaaatttcatctaaatcgattcagcggtttaagcgtgaagagggaacacacagacagacatatatttataatattagtatggattatttgAATCTATGTATAAATTAAACCTGGACATTtcacatttaatatttagcatcgttattttattattttactaattttataaacgaacttgacatttaatcttgcataaacgtcgataaaatataaaattctaaatatatattttattgttattagtataagatgcatgtaattacctagacttaagaaatATTGAGTgaccttacagggtgtcatgtacctaccatcctcaagTAACATctaatgtattatgaaaatGAATGCaatgcaataaagaataaagcttagaaacaaattaaaagtggaaaatttcACTCTTTCCTCTGTTATTCCAACCAATAAAATATGGTGGAAAAATTCGCTTTATTGGGTaccttggtagctcagatggaaCCGGGCTAACGGTCCGGTGGttgtgggttcaagtcccacccaagacagtgaatttttccacttttagttTATTTCTAAGCTTGACAATTATTTCATTTACATTTACAGATAAAGACTCCATATGAGCTTAGAAACGAAGGCCAGGTTCCGCAAATCGTCGTTCAATCAAAGTTTTTCGAGCAACGGATACCCTACGTGACGTGTCATAGCACGTAagtgttattaaattatctacGAGTAGTTAATATAAGTCAATATTATATGACAGTATCCGTCTCTCCAAAGACAAAaaagaaagacctcagcgaactctgcgccgtcgactggacaaaaacggctttggacagagtagcatggctgtctttggtgtcggaggccaagatccacttcgggttgTCGCGCCACAGCAATAAGTAagtataggacattattacgcAAATTGATTAAGCCCcaaagtaagctcaataagacgtgttgtaggtacttagacaacgatgtcgacgataaatataaattataaagcgTGTAGCAGGATAGCCTTTTAAAAATTGCCCCCAGAGATTTTAGGTCAAAACTATAACCAGATGATGCCCCTATGAAgaaaatatttcatacaaattttcaaccgtCTACTGCCCCCTCGAACCTCACCGCATCCATTTAACCCTAAAACGTTTTTACGGATTTcatattttgtacaaatattcttTAACCTAAaggtattgtttttattttattttttattttattttatttagttggggcatcaacagcaatacaaaaagccaataacagatgtccacaaaattACAACTAACATGcgataactaagtggaaacaagagaatacaaaaaaaatatgggagtaaaaaagcattttatacaaactagatatggcaTGCATAACGTGTgtgtgttaaaaaaaaagtctttTTGACCTTTTCcttcttcaaaaaaaaa
It encodes the following:
- the LOC134743310 gene encoding uncharacterized protein LOC134743310 is translated as MVSITVMLLTVSTLTVHGKYVSKVDSDTQNGCNGKTFCDIKPADYPEQEIDRLLIKELPTLHRRKRELAIGMPKIESGNTGGNCITVTEIKTPYELRNEGQVPQIVVQSKFFEQRIPYVTCHSTNQHCFKDLLLQDTATICRQKFIHTKLFVYDTQNNKVEAIDGQIPIDCVCETA